One stretch of Jiangella gansuensis DSM 44835 DNA includes these proteins:
- a CDS encoding type IV secretory system conjugative DNA transfer family protein, with protein sequence MLGRRRTRATPWDALRADHPDAATALDRLVQDGRLSDVDTARIMGALEARAGDPAATAQVADEIVRYGPAALAHPSAQHDLPVPRLARHNLALGQVRLGRTVQDPHADTVITQDFGVDRDVLRTSLLVIGPPGSGKTRGFALPIVEHLSLSALAGQASVVVVDPKGNDFAHPGWFDVTIDPLNPTTGFDLYGGTNHPDTAADRLASAMLPPYVTDDMAYFMDGSRNALYACLAPFHLAFGRWPKIREMLALLRSEQGMTDQVKANLRGPDGKEAKSLLDSRRDQLARNADPAASLVERFQLLARPRLMELFDRDNAFRMHDINKPTRVRVSLPEAEFPDATRILARLVVSQFVQVTSAPDTNRDIFKALAIDEAGRFVDDYVARGVQKLRSNNAGLILLAQTISDFPVQVRATVFGSVGCKAVFGGIDPVDAKVFSDWFGDHWVSEVSYSQGEAVGLARTAGSSRDGRGGWNRSDGETRNWGTTKGTNLRRVERPRWTVSDIVTRIPPGHCVVALSRSDGTRTGPTLINLRA encoded by the coding sequence ATGCTCGGCAGACGACGCACCCGCGCCACACCCTGGGACGCTCTGCGCGCCGACCACCCGGACGCGGCCACCGCACTGGACCGGCTCGTCCAGGACGGCCGGCTCTCCGACGTCGACACCGCCCGCATCATGGGCGCGCTCGAAGCTCGCGCCGGCGACCCGGCTGCCACGGCACAGGTGGCCGACGAAATCGTCCGCTACGGCCCGGCCGCGCTGGCGCACCCGTCGGCCCAGCACGACCTCCCGGTGCCGCGGCTGGCCAGGCACAACCTCGCGCTGGGGCAGGTCCGGCTCGGTCGCACCGTCCAGGACCCGCACGCCGACACCGTCATCACCCAGGACTTCGGCGTCGACCGCGACGTCCTGCGCACGTCGCTGCTGGTCATCGGACCGCCCGGGTCGGGCAAGACACGCGGCTTCGCGTTGCCGATCGTCGAGCACCTGTCGCTGTCGGCGCTGGCCGGCCAGGCCAGCGTCGTGGTGGTCGACCCCAAGGGCAACGACTTCGCGCACCCGGGCTGGTTCGACGTCACCATCGACCCGCTCAACCCCACCACCGGGTTCGACCTGTACGGCGGCACGAATCATCCCGACACCGCGGCCGACCGGCTGGCCAGCGCCATGCTCCCGCCATACGTCACCGACGACATGGCCTACTTCATGGACGGCTCGCGCAACGCGCTCTATGCCTGCCTGGCGCCGTTCCACCTGGCCTTCGGACGCTGGCCGAAGATCCGCGAGATGCTCGCGCTGTTGCGCTCCGAGCAGGGCATGACCGACCAGGTCAAGGCCAACCTGCGCGGCCCGGACGGCAAGGAGGCCAAGTCGCTGCTGGACAGCCGGCGCGACCAGCTGGCCCGCAACGCCGACCCGGCCGCGTCCCTGGTCGAACGGTTCCAGCTGCTGGCGCGGCCGCGGCTGATGGAGCTGTTCGACCGCGACAACGCCTTCCGCATGCACGACATCAACAAGCCCACCCGGGTGCGGGTGTCGTTGCCGGAGGCGGAGTTCCCGGACGCCACCCGTATCCTCGCGCGGCTGGTTGTGTCACAGTTCGTGCAGGTCACGTCCGCACCGGACACCAACCGGGACATCTTCAAGGCACTGGCCATCGACGAGGCCGGCCGCTTCGTCGACGACTACGTGGCCCGGGGCGTGCAGAAGCTGCGGTCCAACAACGCCGGGCTGATCCTGCTCGCGCAGACCATCAGCGACTTCCCCGTGCAGGTGCGGGCGACGGTGTTCGGCTCGGTCGGTTGCAAGGCGGTGTTCGGCGGTATCGATCCGGTCGACGCGAAGGTCTTCTCCGACTGGTTCGGCGACCACTGGGTCTCCGAGGTCAGCTACAGCCAGGGCGAGGCGGTCGGCCTGGCCCGCACCGCCGGCAGTTCCCGCGACGGCCGCGGGGGCTGGAACCGCTCGGACGGCGAGACCCGCAACTGGGGCACCACGAAGGGCACCAACCTGCGTCGGGTGGAGCGGCCGCGGTGGACGGTGTCGGACATCGTCACCCGCATCCCGCCCGGCCACTGCGTCGTCGCGCTGTCTCGTTCCGACGGCACCCGCACCGGCCCGACGTTGATCAACCTGCGCGCCTGA
- a CDS encoding M48 family metalloprotease — protein MSDQGQVGSSAPGTASRAQPTGPPGGFQDPDPPPATGLRQRWSGPSRATTPRPMRHRRTVDVSTWASLVLALPWFVCSLTVVGLIGLGVGSFVGDAGTVSVVAMALWLLSGALIFLRPVEVFLARFFLKARRPTPSERERLEHAWTEVTQAAGRDGRRYQLFIEDSDALNAYAASGHIVTVTRKTLDAMPHHHLAAVLCHELGHHLGGHPWGNLLAYWYSVPARLLTRTLRRVLRVFVSLFSIVFAVLAKMPGLAAFIGRLITWSVLLFVAFFLTMLMITAVQSGHAWAPPTVLLVITTPLLLPWLARRSEFRADRVAAELGYGHALIEVFEDWLRQGMDDERRTAVLRARMFSTHPALAARIKKLDTYLRKNA, from the coding sequence ATGAGCGACCAGGGACAGGTCGGGTCCAGCGCACCCGGCACGGCCTCGCGGGCGCAGCCCACCGGGCCGCCCGGCGGCTTCCAGGATCCTGATCCGCCTCCGGCCACCGGACTACGCCAACGCTGGTCGGGGCCGTCGCGTGCCACCACGCCACGGCCGATGCGGCACCGGCGCACCGTTGACGTCTCCACCTGGGCGTCGCTGGTACTGGCGCTGCCGTGGTTCGTCTGCAGCCTCACCGTCGTCGGCCTCATCGGGCTGGGCGTCGGCTCCTTCGTGGGCGATGCCGGCACGGTCTCCGTCGTCGCCATGGCGCTGTGGCTGCTCAGCGGCGCCCTCATCTTCCTGCGGCCGGTCGAGGTGTTCCTCGCACGGTTCTTCCTCAAGGCCCGCCGGCCCACCCCCAGCGAGCGCGAGCGCCTGGAGCACGCCTGGACCGAGGTCACCCAGGCCGCCGGGCGCGACGGGCGGCGCTACCAGCTGTTCATCGAGGACAGCGACGCCCTCAACGCCTACGCCGCGTCCGGGCACATCGTCACCGTCACCCGCAAGACGCTCGACGCCATGCCGCACCACCACCTGGCCGCGGTGCTCTGCCACGAGCTCGGCCATCACCTGGGCGGGCATCCGTGGGGCAACCTGCTCGCCTACTGGTATTCGGTACCGGCCAGGCTGCTCACCCGGACCCTGCGCCGGGTGCTGCGGGTGTTCGTGAGCCTGTTCTCCATCGTCTTCGCCGTGCTGGCGAAGATGCCGGGCCTGGCCGCGTTCATCGGCCGGCTCATCACCTGGTCGGTGCTGCTGTTCGTGGCGTTCTTCCTGACCATGCTCATGATCACCGCGGTCCAGTCGGGCCACGCGTGGGCGCCGCCGACGGTGCTCCTGGTGATCACGACGCCGCTGCTGCTGCCCTGGCTGGCCCGGCGCAGCGAGTTCCGGGCGGACCGGGTGGCCGCCGAGCTCGGCTACGGCCACGCACTCATCGAGGTCTTCGAGGACTGGCTGCGCCAGGGCATGGACGACGAACGGCGCACCGCGGTGTTGCGGGCCCGGATGTTCAGCACCCACCCGGCGCTGGCGGCCCGCATCAAGAAGCTCGACACCTACCTGAGGAAGAACGCCTGA
- a CDS encoding amidase gives MTEIHDLTALELAVAVRTREVSPSEVAEHTLERAERLGPSIGAFVTMTPDLAREQAAEAEEALRQARSDDQLPPFLGVPCPIKDLAMVAGVPFRAGSAAFGDMVAPTDDGVVTLLSQAGTLMVGKTNTPEFGLPPYTEPDAMPPARTPWDTGRSAGGSSGGAGAAVAAGIVPVAHASDGGGSIRIPASACGLVGLKPTRGRVSPGPYRAEGAGLAQDGVLTRDVRDTAAFLDVLAQPWPGDTYTLPEPAETFRAACERPPGQLTVGLLTQPVISADAVVDDGVLAAVVRTARLLEDLGHRVEPAPVPFEAERWASFEALWSVSALGAPVPPDREHLLVPLTRWLREKGRSVSGHDYATAVSLIQMTTREVAATWAAYDVIVTPTLARPPAPVGSQRDDADPAGDFAAQMAFTPWTSVWNLTGWPAISLPLEETTVDGVTLPVGVMLGGEHGAEATLLSLAAQLEAARPWRHRRPPLWDGDGTW, from the coding sequence GTGACCGAGATCCACGACCTCACCGCCTTGGAGCTGGCCGTCGCCGTGCGTACGCGCGAGGTGTCGCCGTCGGAGGTGGCCGAGCACACGCTGGAACGGGCCGAGCGCCTGGGCCCGTCCATCGGAGCCTTCGTCACCATGACCCCGGACCTGGCTCGCGAACAGGCAGCCGAGGCCGAGGAAGCGCTGCGGCAGGCCAGGTCCGACGACCAGTTGCCGCCGTTCCTCGGTGTCCCGTGCCCGATCAAGGACCTCGCGATGGTCGCCGGCGTACCGTTCCGGGCCGGCAGCGCGGCCTTCGGCGACATGGTGGCGCCCACCGACGACGGCGTCGTCACGCTGCTGAGCCAGGCCGGCACGCTCATGGTCGGCAAGACGAACACGCCGGAGTTCGGGCTGCCGCCGTACACCGAACCGGACGCCATGCCGCCGGCGCGCACACCATGGGACACCGGCCGCTCGGCCGGAGGTTCCAGCGGCGGCGCGGGCGCGGCGGTCGCGGCCGGCATCGTGCCGGTGGCGCACGCCAGCGACGGCGGCGGCTCCATCCGCATCCCGGCCAGCGCCTGCGGGCTGGTCGGTCTCAAACCCACCCGCGGCCGGGTCAGCCCCGGACCGTACCGGGCCGAGGGCGCCGGGCTGGCGCAGGACGGCGTGCTCACCCGCGACGTCCGCGACACCGCGGCGTTCCTCGACGTGCTGGCGCAGCCATGGCCCGGCGACACCTACACGCTGCCGGAGCCGGCAGAGACGTTCCGAGCTGCCTGCGAACGCCCGCCCGGTCAGCTGACCGTCGGGCTGCTGACCCAGCCGGTCATCTCCGCCGACGCCGTCGTCGACGACGGCGTCCTGGCCGCCGTCGTACGTACCGCCCGGCTCCTGGAGGACCTGGGTCACCGGGTCGAGCCGGCGCCGGTGCCGTTCGAGGCGGAGCGATGGGCGTCGTTCGAGGCGTTGTGGTCGGTGTCCGCGCTCGGCGCGCCGGTGCCGCCGGACCGCGAGCACCTGCTGGTACCGCTCACCCGGTGGCTGCGTGAAAAGGGCCGCTCGGTCAGCGGCCACGACTACGCCACCGCTGTTTCGCTCATCCAGATGACCACCCGCGAGGTCGCCGCCACCTGGGCCGCCTACGACGTCATCGTGACGCCGACACTGGCGCGGCCACCGGCACCGGTGGGGTCACAGCGCGACGACGCCGACCCGGCCGGCGATTTCGCCGCCCAGATGGCCTTCACGCCGTGGACCAGCGTCTGGAACCTTACCGGCTGGCCGGCCATCAGCCTGCCGCTGGAGGAGACGACCGTCGACGGTGTCACGCTGCCAGTCGGCGTCATGCTGGGTGGCGAGCACGGCGCGGAGGCGACGCTGCTCTCGCTCGCCGCACAGCTGGAGGCCGCCCGGCCGTGGCGGCACCGGCGCCCACCGCTCTGGGACGGAGACGGCACATGGTGA
- a CDS encoding LLM class flavin-dependent oxidoreductase: MVSFGYFLVPNAADPLLDTARSAEELGLEWVGIQDHPYQRRYVDTFALMSAVLASTSTLRVFPDVACLPLRPPGVLAKTAASLDVLSGGRFELALGAGAFWDAIEGYGGERRTPGESLAALGEAIEVIRRLWSGERGLRFEGEHYHLRGVHSGPVPAHDLGIWLGAYGPRALHLTGRLADGWVPSLDADLLARLPELNDRVDAGAAEAGRDPSAVRRVFNVAGTITDGESNGFLAGPAAQWADELAALVVEHRADVLVFGGAPGDQLRRFATEVVPAVRAALPPSP, from the coding sequence ATGGTGAGCTTCGGGTACTTCCTGGTCCCGAACGCGGCCGACCCGCTGCTGGACACCGCACGCTCGGCCGAAGAGCTCGGGCTGGAGTGGGTCGGCATCCAGGACCACCCGTACCAGCGCCGCTACGTCGACACGTTCGCCCTGATGAGTGCGGTGCTGGCGAGCACGTCCACGCTACGGGTGTTCCCCGACGTGGCCTGCCTGCCGCTGCGGCCGCCCGGCGTCCTGGCCAAGACGGCGGCGTCGCTGGACGTGCTGTCCGGTGGCCGGTTCGAGCTCGCCCTGGGGGCGGGCGCGTTCTGGGACGCCATCGAGGGTTACGGCGGCGAGCGCCGCACCCCGGGGGAGTCGCTGGCGGCGCTCGGCGAGGCGATCGAGGTGATCCGGCGGCTGTGGAGCGGCGAACGCGGGCTGCGGTTCGAGGGTGAGCACTACCATCTGCGCGGCGTGCACTCCGGGCCGGTGCCGGCGCACGACCTCGGCATCTGGCTGGGCGCCTACGGGCCGCGCGCCCTGCACCTCACCGGGCGGCTGGCCGACGGATGGGTGCCGTCGCTCGACGCCGACCTGCTCGCCCGCCTGCCGGAGCTCAACGACCGCGTCGACGCCGGCGCCGCCGAGGCCGGACGCGACCCGTCGGCGGTCCGCCGGGTCTTCAACGTCGCCGGCACCATCACCGACGGCGAGTCGAACGGCTTCCTGGCCGGTCCGGCGGCCCAGTGGGCTGACGAGCTTGCGGCCCTGGTGGTCGAGCACCGGGCCGACGTGCTGGTGTTCGGCGGCGCACCCGGCGACCAGCTGCGCCGCTTCGCGACCGAGGTGGTGCCCGCCGTCCGCGCCGCCCTCCCGCCATCCCCATGA
- a CDS encoding type IV toxin-antitoxin system AbiEi family antitoxin domain-containing protein gives MSDRPTDLNEIAAVQCGVVSHAQALAADLTTHRIDWLIASGRWRRLHRGVYAMFTGPLTLESRVWAAILRAGRGAVASHRTAAFLDGLCDDPGPLIHVTAPADRHVTGKIDGVQVHYAHRLARTRHPAASPPRTRAEETVLDLVDVAPHPCEVETWVTAACQRRRTTPERLAAALGLRKKIRWRPILEAMLTDVAHGAQSPLELRHLRRVERAHGLPAGSRQRRVAGHRVIWIDVDYERYGVRVELDGRVGHVGEGRFRDRRRDNRATVDGHATLRYGHADVFGDPCGVAAEQARVLRARGWTGAVLACGPDCRALSP, from the coding sequence GTGTCCGACCGGCCCACAGACCTCAACGAGATCGCCGCCGTCCAGTGTGGCGTCGTCAGCCATGCGCAGGCGCTGGCGGCTGACCTGACCACGCACCGCATCGACTGGCTGATCGCCTCCGGCCGCTGGCGGCGGCTGCACCGCGGCGTCTATGCGATGTTCACCGGACCGCTCACGCTCGAGTCGCGCGTATGGGCCGCGATCCTCCGGGCCGGTCGTGGCGCGGTGGCAAGCCACCGGACAGCCGCGTTCCTGGACGGGCTCTGCGACGACCCCGGGCCGCTCATCCACGTCACGGCTCCCGCGGATCGTCACGTCACGGGCAAGATCGACGGCGTCCAGGTGCACTACGCTCACCGGCTGGCCAGGACCCGCCATCCGGCCGCGTCGCCGCCCCGGACCCGGGCGGAGGAGACGGTCCTCGATCTCGTCGACGTCGCGCCCCATCCCTGCGAGGTCGAGACCTGGGTGACGGCGGCCTGCCAGCGCCGCAGGACCACGCCGGAGCGGCTCGCCGCGGCACTGGGCCTGCGCAAGAAGATCCGCTGGCGGCCGATCCTGGAAGCGATGCTCACCGACGTCGCGCACGGGGCACAGTCACCGCTGGAGCTGCGGCATCTGCGCCGGGTGGAGCGCGCGCACGGGTTGCCGGCCGGGTCCCGGCAGCGCCGGGTCGCCGGGCACCGGGTCATCTGGATCGACGTCGACTATGAGCGGTACGGCGTCCGGGTCGAGCTGGACGGCCGGGTCGGCCACGTCGGCGAGGGCCGGTTCCGGGACCGGCGCCGCGACAACCGTGCCACCGTCGACGGTCACGCCACGCTCAGATACGGCCATGCGGACGTGTTCGGCGACCCGTGCGGAGTGGCGGCCGAGCAGGCTCGTGTGCTCCGTGCCCGCGGCTGGACCGGCGCAGTCCTCGCGTGCGGCCCGGACTGCCGGGCGCTGTCCCCATGA
- a CDS encoding IclR family transcriptional regulator: MPRPPARESAGGTQSVERALSLLSAFTEEHPERRISELVAETGLGQSTVSRLVGALVNLGYLTHHGRSGLYGVGPRVITLAGIGLNQSPVHQQSRQLAQNLAASLGLGVNVAERHDAGLFYLCHFEGPNAPRPATLIGRGGPLHATAMGKALLSELPPDDVTELIGTEYARYTPHTITSFDELTAALTEVRERGYATEQEELAFGRACIAAPVRDRSGRIVAALSVSGPLSAMNLPARQNELAMIAIEHADQISSNLGYHAALAYP; encoded by the coding sequence GTGCCTCGACCACCAGCACGCGAGTCCGCCGGCGGTACCCAGAGCGTCGAACGGGCGCTGTCGCTGCTGTCGGCGTTCACCGAGGAACACCCGGAACGCCGCATCTCCGAACTGGTGGCCGAGACCGGCCTCGGCCAGTCCACGGTGTCGCGGCTGGTCGGTGCGCTGGTCAACCTCGGATACCTGACGCACCACGGACGCAGCGGGCTGTACGGCGTCGGACCGCGGGTCATCACGCTGGCCGGCATCGGGCTCAACCAGTCACCCGTCCATCAGCAGTCGCGGCAGCTCGCGCAGAACCTGGCCGCCTCCCTGGGCCTCGGCGTCAACGTCGCCGAACGCCACGACGCCGGCCTGTTCTACCTCTGCCACTTCGAAGGCCCCAACGCACCCCGGCCGGCCACCCTGATCGGCCGCGGCGGCCCCCTGCACGCCACCGCCATGGGCAAGGCGCTGCTCAGCGAGCTCCCGCCGGACGACGTCACCGAACTCATCGGCACCGAGTACGCCCGCTACACCCCGCACACCATCACGTCCTTCGATGAGCTGACCGCCGCCCTGACCGAGGTCCGCGAGCGCGGCTACGCCACCGAGCAGGAAGAGCTGGCCTTCGGCCGGGCCTGCATCGCCGCACCCGTCCGGGACCGGTCCGGGCGCATCGTCGCCGCGCTGTCGGTGTCGGGACCCCTGTCGGCCATGAACCTGCCAGCACGGCAGAACGAGCTGGCCATGATCGCCATCGAACACGCCGACCAGATCTCGTCCAACCTCGGCTACCACGCCGCCCTCGCCTACCCATGA
- the pepN gene encoding aminopeptidase N — translation MPGTNLTRDEAHERAAVIDPSSVQYSVELDLTRGETTFGSTTTARFAATEGASTWLDLIAPTVHEVVLNGNQLDPADVFDGHRVRLDGLAKENEVRVVADAAYMRTGEGLHRFVDPVDDEVYLYSQFEVADARRVYACFEQPDLKTAVTFTVDAPAHWEVVSNSPGHSRKTKDKRRWTFDPTPVLSTYVTAIVAGPYHVVRSEYAGHEDGRDPIPLALYCRKSLAEHLDADELFDVTRRGFAFFEDVFGLAYPFAKYDQLFVPEFNAGAMENAGAVTHHEDYLFRSRVTDAAYERRAETILHEMAHMWFGDLVTMRWWDDLWLNESFATWASVLSLAESTRWTDAWTTFAVSEKLWALRQDQLPSTHPISADIRDLEDVEVNFDGITYAKGASVLKQLVAWVGRDAFLEGVRAYFAEHAWGNTSLGDLFAHLERTSGRDLSEWNEQWLRTAGVNTLRPVVTVDASGSYTSVAIEQTAAPEHPTIRSHRAAVGLYDRTEDGELVRRRRVELDIAGPRTEIEELRGEQQPDLLLVNDDDLTFAKIRLDDRSQQTVVKSIGALGSLPRALCWTAATDMLRDAELSASSFVELVLGGIERETSMGVVQHVLASARAAIDQYAWPANRTVLSSRWAAALRQLAGGAEPGSDRQLAFARAWVAGAASADHVGEVRSLLAGDDSVLPGLVVDTDLRWTLLQRLVVLGAAGVTDIDAELERDNTATGQRQAAYARAAVPTYAAKAAAWQAAVESDELPNALLTATVRGFAHPEQRELVRPYVQPYLEAVPRVWAERTNESAQAIVVGLFPRVLADAPTASAVRSWLEAADVPDAARRLVVEGLADVDRALRAQDRDRQAG, via the coding sequence ATGCCTGGCACGAACCTGACGCGCGACGAGGCGCATGAACGCGCCGCCGTCATCGACCCCTCGTCGGTGCAGTACTCCGTCGAGCTCGACCTCACCCGTGGCGAGACGACGTTCGGCTCCACGACGACGGCCCGGTTCGCCGCGACCGAGGGCGCCAGCACCTGGCTCGACCTCATCGCGCCGACCGTGCACGAGGTGGTCCTCAACGGCAACCAGCTCGACCCGGCCGACGTCTTCGACGGGCACCGGGTGCGCCTCGACGGGCTGGCCAAGGAGAACGAGGTCAGGGTCGTCGCCGACGCCGCGTACATGCGCACCGGCGAGGGGCTGCACCGCTTCGTCGACCCCGTCGACGACGAGGTCTACCTGTACTCGCAGTTCGAGGTCGCCGACGCCCGCCGCGTCTACGCGTGCTTCGAGCAGCCGGACCTCAAGACCGCCGTGACGTTCACCGTCGACGCGCCGGCCCACTGGGAGGTCGTGTCCAACTCGCCCGGGCACAGCCGCAAGACCAAGGACAAGCGGCGGTGGACGTTCGACCCGACGCCGGTGCTGTCCACCTACGTGACGGCCATCGTCGCCGGGCCGTACCACGTCGTTCGCTCCGAATACGCCGGTCACGAGGACGGACGCGACCCCATCCCGCTGGCCCTGTACTGCCGCAAGTCGCTCGCCGAGCACCTGGACGCCGACGAGCTGTTCGACGTCACCCGGCGCGGCTTCGCCTTCTTCGAGGACGTGTTCGGCCTGGCCTACCCGTTCGCCAAATACGACCAGCTGTTCGTTCCGGAGTTCAACGCCGGCGCCATGGAGAACGCCGGCGCCGTCACCCACCACGAGGACTACCTGTTCCGCAGCCGCGTCACCGACGCCGCCTACGAGCGCCGTGCCGAGACGATCCTGCACGAGATGGCGCACATGTGGTTCGGCGACCTGGTCACCATGCGCTGGTGGGACGACCTGTGGCTGAACGAGTCGTTCGCGACCTGGGCGTCGGTGCTGTCGCTGGCCGAGTCCACCCGCTGGACCGACGCCTGGACGACGTTCGCCGTCTCCGAGAAGTTGTGGGCGCTGCGGCAGGACCAGCTGCCGTCCACCCACCCGATCTCCGCCGACATCCGCGACCTCGAGGACGTCGAGGTCAACTTCGACGGCATCACCTACGCCAAGGGCGCCAGCGTCCTCAAGCAGCTGGTGGCCTGGGTGGGCCGCGACGCCTTCCTGGAAGGCGTGCGCGCCTACTTCGCCGAGCACGCATGGGGCAACACGTCGCTGGGCGACCTGTTCGCGCACCTGGAGCGCACCAGCGGCCGCGACCTGTCGGAGTGGAACGAGCAGTGGCTGCGCACGGCCGGCGTGAACACCCTGCGCCCCGTCGTCACCGTCGACGCCTCGGGCTCCTACACCTCGGTCGCCATCGAGCAGACCGCCGCGCCGGAGCACCCCACCATCAGGTCCCACCGGGCCGCCGTCGGCCTCTACGACCGCACCGAGGACGGCGAGCTGGTGCGCCGCCGCCGGGTCGAGCTGGACATCGCCGGGCCGCGTACCGAGATCGAGGAACTGCGCGGCGAGCAGCAGCCGGACCTCCTGCTGGTCAACGACGACGACCTCACGTTCGCCAAGATCCGCCTGGACGACCGGTCGCAGCAGACGGTGGTGAAGTCCATCGGCGCGCTCGGGTCGCTGCCGCGGGCGCTGTGCTGGACGGCCGCCACCGACATGCTGCGCGATGCGGAGCTGTCTGCCAGCTCGTTCGTCGAACTGGTGCTGGGCGGCATCGAGCGCGAGACCTCGATGGGTGTCGTGCAGCACGTCCTGGCCTCCGCCCGAGCGGCCATCGACCAGTACGCCTGGCCGGCCAACCGCACCGTCCTGTCGTCGCGGTGGGCGGCGGCGCTGCGCCAGCTGGCCGGAGGCGCCGAGCCCGGCAGCGACCGGCAGCTCGCCTTCGCTCGCGCCTGGGTGGCCGGTGCTGCCAGTGCCGACCACGTGGGTGAGGTCCGCTCGCTGCTGGCCGGCGACGACTCCGTGCTGCCCGGCCTCGTGGTCGACACCGACCTGCGGTGGACGCTGCTGCAGCGGCTGGTGGTGCTCGGGGCGGCCGGTGTGACCGACATCGACGCGGAGCTGGAGCGCGACAACACCGCCACCGGCCAGCGGCAGGCCGCCTACGCCCGGGCGGCCGTCCCGACGTACGCCGCCAAGGCCGCGGCGTGGCAGGCGGCCGTCGAGTCCGACGAGCTGCCGAACGCCCTGCTGACGGCGACGGTGCGCGGCTTCGCCCACCCCGAGCAGCGGGAGCTGGTGCGGCCCTACGTCCAGCCGTACCTCGAAGCCGTGCCGCGGGTGTGGGCCGAGCGGACCAACGAGAGCGCCCAGGCGATCGTCGTCGGGCTGTTCCCGCGGGTGCTGGCCGATGCGCCGACGGCGTCGGCCGTGCGGTCCTGGCTGGAGGCCGCGGACGTCCCTGACGCCGCTCGCCGCCTGGTCGTGGAGGGCCTGGCCGACGTCGACCGGGCGCTGCGCGCGCAGGACCGCGACCGGCAGGCCGGCTGA
- a CDS encoding DsbA family protein encodes MTHKTPVDFWFDPMCPWAWMTSRWIMEAEKVRPITVSWHVMSLSYLNAERDLGEEYNDLMRRGWAPVRVVTAVRELHGPEHVKPLYDAIGTRLHPGGRKDFDAVIDEALAELGLPASLAEYATSDQFDEALKKSHDAGMDQVGTEVGTPVIAVEGYAFFGPVLSPAPRGEEAGRVWDGVRALASYDGFFELKRTRTREPIFD; translated from the coding sequence ATGACCCACAAGACCCCCGTCGACTTCTGGTTCGATCCGATGTGCCCGTGGGCGTGGATGACCTCCCGCTGGATCATGGAGGCCGAGAAGGTACGGCCCATCACGGTGAGCTGGCACGTGATGTCGCTGTCCTATCTCAACGCCGAACGTGACCTGGGCGAGGAGTACAACGACCTCATGCGCCGCGGCTGGGCGCCGGTTCGGGTGGTCACCGCCGTCCGCGAGCTCCACGGGCCGGAGCACGTCAAACCGCTGTACGACGCCATCGGCACCCGGCTGCACCCGGGCGGGCGCAAGGACTTCGACGCGGTCATCGACGAGGCTCTGGCCGAACTGGGGCTGCCGGCGTCGCTGGCCGAGTACGCCACCAGCGACCAGTTCGACGAGGCGTTGAAGAAGAGCCACGACGCCGGCATGGACCAGGTCGGCACCGAGGTCGGCACACCGGTCATCGCCGTCGAGGGCTACGCGTTCTTCGGCCCGGTGCTGTCGCCGGCCCCGCGCGGTGAGGAAGCGGGCCGGGTGTGGGACGGCGTCCGGGCGCTGGCGTCGTACGACGGCTTCTTCGAGCTGAAGCGGACCCGGACCCGGGAGCCCATCTTCGACTGA
- a CDS encoding ribose-5-phosphate isomerase, whose product MRVHVGSDHAGYEVKNRLVEVLRDSGHEVVDHGPFVYDELDDYPTFCLRAGEGVAADAGSLGVVIGGSGNGEQMAANKVNGIRAALAWSEETARLAREHNDAQVVAIGARMHPFEDVVTFVQTFLATSFSGEERHLRRIGMLSRYEVDGELPPLAAPAD is encoded by the coding sequence ATGCGCGTCCACGTCGGCTCCGATCATGCCGGGTACGAGGTCAAGAACCGTCTCGTCGAGGTCCTCCGTGACAGCGGCCACGAGGTCGTCGACCACGGGCCGTTCGTCTACGACGAACTGGACGACTACCCGACGTTCTGCCTGCGCGCCGGTGAAGGCGTGGCGGCCGACGCCGGCAGCCTCGGCGTGGTCATCGGCGGCTCCGGCAACGGTGAGCAGATGGCGGCGAACAAGGTGAACGGCATCCGGGCAGCGCTGGCGTGGTCGGAGGAGACCGCGCGGCTGGCGCGCGAGCACAACGACGCCCAGGTGGTGGCCATCGGCGCCCGGATGCACCCGTTCGAGGACGTGGTGACGTTCGTGCAGACGTTCCTCGCCACGTCGTTCTCGGGCGAGGAACGGCACCTGCGCCGCATCGGCATGCTCAGCCGGTACGAGGTGGACGGCGAGCTTCCTCCGCTCGCGGCGCCCGCTGACTAG